Proteins co-encoded in one Coregonus clupeaformis isolate EN_2021a chromosome 17, ASM2061545v1, whole genome shotgun sequence genomic window:
- the LOC121543882 gene encoding golgin subfamily A member 6-like protein 22, giving the protein MSDSSGAANSNSWTVLTAEETVAETLRPVEEGTEHHEDTPSHTATEKPTGTPSHTATEKPTGTPSHTATEKPTGTPSHTATEKPTGTPSHTATEKPTESRPGEDAVSAEESHSVEPQQATQETQPERGKDHTPVVKSHTHEPTHDLPSYPALDSTSASVAPPSSLLEVPAPTGPDPDTRSQSRSLPGSPAPPISDPDSFSDSYTHISSSPDLEEHPALLLNTEPPEEEGYIQDVHHHYEEGLGQEEEESDLSEVGGKTDSHLEAEVLGEEKGEEEGVSGVRRRRGSLLAALERIGRKEEEEDEFRIPQKREEEETGFSLNKCILGAVILLGLGTIFFSGVFMDLDDEGDYDTRELRETEVVGKQEWLNPEIPLPPPVDVDSTDHLNKLAKEDPQIAVLQAQLLAQKEELKVAQRQAEDGGKERKKREEVEKEHGRLKKEMTSLPVLQKENERMKRELESVPVLQKELETLRATVTELKHSTDKEAAPLPVSASVPPPSGQAGDYSQNTAGTIEGEGKKPGEGEKTEKKKEWKKEKTEQGKEWKEKEEKKDWNKGGKKDWKVEKEWKKGKYDQEKEGEEWKGKEKKEWKKKEDKGEWKKDKSSRGDEGKPWKAREDKIEWKEKGEKKDWKEEKDWKREKPERWSDSKWKGEKEWKKGKDEWKGEKEWKGKEEKNLKKGGWDEWKGEKEWKGKEKNLKKGGWDEWKGEKEWKGKEEKNLKKGGLDEWKGEEWKGKEEKNLKKGGWDEWKGEKNGKDDKYLRKGGWNKGKDEWNGEKAWKGKEEKNLMKGGWNKGKDEWKGEKEWKGDKDDYKDRGKGWKERGEKEWKSEKDWTKKDGKKYCSKEWKGKDDRRENEWSDGKKEGWKEERNGGNWNKDRGDDKYEKDHHYSKEGQKEKERGKREKGPPQTHRRAPLEQPDYWSHQRERLQHKPNPQTHCSSVEACAQAEGLLPVTMAEFETLLLGYLAKAERVGVETSKREELSKQAREFFRDGVFVHDQMSFKDFVEDVDDILEDMVKGEEDEEVEEEMDDIEEEAMNRFAVPGGGEREKWKKESGRGRA; this is encoded by the exons ATGTCTGACAGCAGTGGTGCTGCCAACAGCAATAGCTGGACTGTCCTTACAGCTGAG gagACTGTTGCTGAGACGCTGAGGCCTGTAGAGGAGGGAACGGAACATCATGAAGATACACCAAGTCATACTGCTACAGAGAAACCTACAGGTACACCCAGTCATACTGCTACAGAGAAACCTACAGGTACACCCAGTCATACTGCTACAGAGAAACCTACAGGTACACCCAGTCATACTGCTACAGAGAAACCTACAGGTACACCCAGTCATACTGCTACAGAGAAACCTACAG agAGTAGGCCTGGGGAGGATGCAGTGTCTGCTGAAGAGTCTCACTCTGTGGAGCCACAGCAG GCGACCCAGGAAACACAACCAGAGAGAGGCAAGGATCACACCCCTGTTGTAAAGAGTCACACCCATGAGCCTACCCATGACCTTCCCTCTTACCCTGCCCTTGACTCCACCTCTGCTAGTGTTGCTCCTCCGAGCTCTCTGTTAGAAGTCCCTGCCCCCACAGGCCCTGACCCAGATACACGCAGCCAATCCAGAAGCCTGCCTGGGAGCCCAGCCCCTCCCATCTCTGACCCTGATTCGTTCTCTGACTCCTACACCCACATTAGCTCCTCCCCCGACCTCGAAGAACACCCTGCCTTGCTGCTCAACACTGAGCCACCGGAAGAGGAGGGGTATATACAGGATGTGCATCATCATTATGAGGAGGGGCTTgggcaggaagaggaggagtctGATCTGTCGGAGGTCGGGGGCAAGACAG ACTCCCATCTGGAAGCAGAGGtgttgggggaggagaagggTGAGGAGGAAGGGGTAtcaggggtgaggaggaggagggggtctCTCCTGGCAGCTCTGGAGCGGAttgggaggaaggaggaggaggaggatgaattCCGGATTCCgcagaagagggaggaagaggagactgGTTTCTCTCTGAACAAGTGCATCCTGGGAGCTGTCATCCTGCTGGGCCTCGGAACCATCTTCTTCTCAG GTGTCTTCATGGACCTGGACGAtg AGGGGGACTATGACACCAGGGAGCTGAGAGAAACAGAGGTGGTGGGAAAACAG GAATGGCTGAATCCCGAGATTCCTCTTCCACCACCTGTAGATGTTGACAGTACAGACCATCTGAATAAACTGGCTAAAGAAGACCCACAGATAGCTGTACTGCAAGCCCAACTCCTG GCACAGAAAGAGGAGCTAAAAGTAGCCCAGAGGCAAGcggaggatggagggaaggagcgaaagaagagggaggaggtggagaaggagcACGGTAGGCTGAAGAAAGAGATGACGTCGCTCCCTGTCCTTCAGAAGGAGAAcgagaggatgaagagagagcTGGAGTCTGTTCCTGTCTTACAGAAAGAACTAGAGACACTCAGAGCCACAGTGACTGAACTAAAACACAGCACAG ACAAAGAAGCAGCTCcactgcctgtctctgcctctgtcccgCCCCCCTCTGGCCAAGCTGGGGATTACAGCCAGAACACAGCAGGAACGATAGAGGGGGAGGGCAAGAaaccaggggagggagagaaaacagagaaGAAGAAAGAGTGGAAGAAGGAGAAAACTGAGCAGGGAAAAGAATGGAAGGAGAAGGAAGAGAAGAAGGATTGGAATAAGGGAGGGAAGAAGGATTGGAAGGTAGAAAAAGAGTGGAAAAAGGGAAAATATGACCAGGAGAAAGAAGGTGAAGAATGGAAGGGAAAAGAGAAGAAAGAGTGGAAGAAGAAAGAAGACAAGGGAGAATGGAAGAAAGATAAATCAAGCAGAGGGGATGAGGGCAAGCCATGGAAGGCCAGGGAAGACAAGATAGAATGGAAGGAGAAGGGTGAGAAAAAAGactggaaggaggagaaagattGGAAAAGGGAAAAACCTGAAAGATGGAGTGATAGCAAGTGGAAAGGCGAGAAGGAGTGGAAAAAAGGCAAGGatgagtggaagggagagaaggagtggAAGGGAAAAGAGGAGAAAAATCTAAAGAAAGGAGGTTGGGatgagtggaagggagagaaggagtggAAGGGAAAAGAGAAGAATCTAAAGAAAGGAGGTTGGGatgagtggaagggagagaaggagtggAAGGGAAAAGAGGAGAAAAATCTAAAGAAAGGAGGTTTGGATGAGTGGAAGGGAGAGGAGTGGAAGGGAAAAGAGGAGAAAAATCTAAAGAAAGGAGGTTGGGATGAGTGGAAGGGAGAAAAGAATGGAAAAGATGACAAATATCTAAGGAAAGGAGGATGGAATAAGGGCAAGGATGAGTGGAATGGAGAGAAGGCGTGGAAGGGAAAAGAGGAGAAGAATCTAATGAAAGGAGGATGGAATAAGGGCAAGGatgagtggaagggagagaaggagtggAAGGGAGACAAGGATGACTATAAGGACCGTGGCaaaggatggaaggagagaggagagaaggagtggaAGAGCGAAAAAGATTGGACAAAGAAAGACGGAAAAAAATATTGCAGTAAAGAGTGGAAGGGTAAGGACGACAGGAGAGAAAATGAGTGGTCTGATGGAAagaaggaaggatggaaggaggagagaaacggtgggaactggaacaaggaCAGAGGAGATGACAAATACGAGAAGGACCACCACTACTCTAAGGAAggtcagaaagagaaagagaggggaaagagagaaaagggTCCTCCTCAAACCCACCGCAGAGCCCCCCTGGAACAACCTGACTACTGGAGCCACCAGAGAGAACGACTGCAGCACAAACCCAACCCTCAAACCCACTGCAGCTCAGTGGAGGCCTGCGCCCAGGCAGAGGGGCTGCTCCCTGTCACCATGGCCGAGTTTGAAACCCTGCTCCTGGGTTACCTAGCCAAGGCGGAGAGGGTTGGGGTGGAGACCTCCAAGAGGGAGGAGCTCAGTAAGCAAGCCAGGGAGTTCTTCAGGGACGGAGTGTTCGTTCACGACCAGATGAGCTTCAAGGACTTTGTGGAGGATGTGGATGACATCTTGGAGGATAtggtgaagggagaggaggatgaggaggtagaggaggagatggaTGACATTGAGGAAGAGGCAATGAACAGGTTTGCAGTtccagggggaggagagagggagaagtggaagaaggagagtgggagaggacgGGCGTGA
- the LOC121565519 gene encoding protein S100-A11-like, whose translation MEAAIGVLVSQFKAFSGSDGSSDTLSRDEFQSLVKAQLPNFVKNAGDPAVIDRLMDSIDENNDGELTFLEFWQLIGRLANQHGDFSQ comes from the exons atGGAGGCAGCCATTGGTGTACTGGTGTCCCAGTTCAAGGCGTTTTCTGGAAGTGATGGATCCTCAGACACCCTGAGCAGAGATGAGTTCCAGAGCCTGGTCAAAGCACAACTCCCCAACTTCGTTAAG AACGCTGGTGACCCAGCTGTCATCGACCGACTCATGGACTCAATTGATGAGAACAACGACGGAGAGCTCACCTTCCTGGAGTTCTGGCAGCTGATTGGACGACTAGCAAATCAACACGGCGACTTTAGCCAATAG